A stretch of the Desulfobacter sp. genome encodes the following:
- a CDS encoding 3-isopropylmalate dehydratase large subunit yields MGRTIAQKIFDTHRVDAPFGDVSVLRLDRVFCHEITTPTAIQDLVARGKDRVFDPDKIKAVIDHVTPAKDSKTAMQGKILRDWAGRHGIKDFFDIGNNGVCHAIFPEKGFARPGFTIIMGDSHTCTHGAFGAFAAGVGTTDLEVGILKGVCTFKQPETFRIEITGRLCPGVYAKDIILEVIRQVSVNGATNMVIEFSGPVVDRMNMDQRMTLSNMAVEAGATSGICQPDMTTVQYLWPFIKDEYESPEHALKAYSAFCSDEDAVYAKTKTIDVSSLEPLTTFGYKPDNVKPVSDMENTPVDQVYIGSCTNGRLEDLRVAAEVLRGKKISSSVRGIVSPATPDIFSAALDEGLIKVFMDAGFCVTNPTCGACLGMSNGVLADGEVAAATTNRNFNGRMGKGGMVHLMSPATAAATAIQGEIVNSVLFSGQEAI; encoded by the coding sequence ATGGGAAGAACCATTGCTCAAAAAATTTTTGACACCCACCGGGTAGATGCACCCTTTGGAGATGTCAGCGTATTGCGGCTGGACCGGGTGTTCTGCCATGAAATTACAACCCCCACAGCCATTCAGGATCTGGTGGCCCGGGGAAAGGACCGGGTCTTTGATCCGGACAAGATCAAAGCGGTGATTGACCATGTGACCCCGGCCAAGGATTCTAAGACCGCCATGCAGGGGAAAATTTTAAGAGACTGGGCCGGCCGCCATGGCATAAAGGATTTTTTTGATATCGGCAACAACGGGGTCTGCCATGCCATTTTCCCTGAAAAAGGATTTGCAAGGCCCGGGTTTACCATTATCATGGGGGATTCTCATACCTGTACCCACGGCGCCTTTGGGGCTTTTGCCGCAGGGGTCGGCACCACGGACCTGGAAGTGGGGATTTTAAAGGGGGTGTGTACCTTTAAACAGCCTGAAACCTTTCGCATTGAGATTACAGGCCGTCTTTGTCCCGGGGTTTATGCCAAGGATATTATCCTGGAAGTCATCCGCCAGGTCTCTGTGAACGGGGCCACAAACATGGTGATTGAATTTTCAGGGCCTGTGGTGGACCGTATGAATATGGACCAGCGAATGACCTTGTCCAATATGGCGGTTGAGGCCGGTGCAACATCAGGGATCTGCCAGCCGGACATGACCACGGTCCAATATCTTTGGCCATTTATAAAGGATGAGTATGAGAGCCCTGAACATGCCCTGAAAGCCTATTCAGCCTTTTGTTCCGATGAGGATGCGGTTTACGCCAAAACCAAAACCATTGATGTGAGTTCTCTTGAACCCTTGACCACATTCGGATATAAACCGGACAATGTCAAACCGGTATCTGATATGGAAAATACCCCTGTGGACCAGGTTTATATCGGTTCGTGCACCAATGGCCGGTTAGAGGACCTGAGGGTGGCGGCTGAGGTGTTGCGGGGAAAGAAGATCTCTTCTTCGGTCAGGGGGATTGTTTCTCCTGCCACCCCTGATATTTTTTCAGCCGCCCTGGATGAAGGACTGATCAAGGTCTTTATGGATGCGGGATTCTGCGTCACCAATCCCACCTGCGGGGCCTGTCTGGGCATGAGCAACGGGGTGCTTGCCGACGGAGAGGTGGCGGCTGCCACCACCAATAGGAATTTTAACGGCCGCATGGGCAAGGGGGGTATGGTCCATTTGATGAGCCCTGCCACGGCAGCGGCAACCGCCATCCAGGGAGAAATTGTAAACTCTGTTCTGTTCAGCGGTCAGGAGGCCATATGA
- a CDS encoding helix-turn-helix domain-containing protein yields MKTKLGPLLRAIRNSANLTIKEVASKAGVSSSLLSQIERNRISPSLDTLLQLLEVYGVPPNKFFKDYETMTRVEIIKKDERKIHQRKGFKYETLCGESQAKGSHSFNAFFLELAPGQKRGDADDGHLGRELGIVIAGQARLIYGGEEYEIGAGDTLSFFSQIPHVIKNVGEDIFQAYWIVTPADGENYFGEKTA; encoded by the coding sequence ATGAAAACTAAACTGGGGCCTTTGTTAAGGGCCATTCGAAATTCAGCAAACCTGACCATCAAAGAGGTTGCATCCAAGGCCGGGGTCAGCTCGAGCCTTTTGTCTCAGATTGAACGGAACAGGATTTCTCCATCCTTGGATACCCTGCTTCAACTGCTCGAGGTTTACGGGGTTCCCCCCAATAAATTTTTTAAAGATTATGAAACCATGACCCGGGTGGAGATTATTAAAAAGGACGAAAGAAAGATTCATCAGCGCAAAGGGTTTAAATATGAAACCCTGTGCGGAGAGAGCCAGGCCAAAGGGAGCCATTCCTTTAATGCCTTTTTTCTGGAGCTTGCCCCGGGCCAGAAAAGGGGAGATGCGGATGACGGCCACCTGGGCAGGGAGCTGGGCATTGTTATTGCCGGCCAGGCCCGTTTGATTTACGGGGGAGAAGAGTATGAGATCGGGGCGGGTGATACCCTATCGTTTTTTTCACAGATTCCCCATGTGATCAAAAATGTTGGAGAGGATATCTTCCAGGCCTATTGGATTGTCACGCCTGCAGATGGAGAAAATTATTTTGGCGAGAAAACCGCCTAA
- a CDS encoding IS6 family transposase encodes MKNENPFKWRHYEKEIILLNVRWYLRYQLSYRNLEEMMQERGLSVDHSTIYRWVQRYAPEMEKRSRKYLRQSNDSYRIDETYIKVRGKMKYLYRAVDSRGNTIDFLLRSRRNMESAKRFFKKMLRASNSSRPRVLSVDGNPAYPPAVKALKEKKLLNKDCILRQNKYLNNIIEQDHRFIKKLVRAGMGFKTFHSAWRTLKGYEIMNMIRKGQVKNIRKGEILKQKEFVENLFSYAA; translated from the coding sequence ATGAAAAATGAAAACCCTTTCAAGTGGCGTCATTATGAAAAAGAAATCATCCTGTTGAATGTTCGCTGGTATCTGAGATATCAACTGAGTTACAGGAATCTGGAAGAGATGATGCAAGAACGGGGCTTGTCTGTGGATCACAGTACCATTTACCGATGGGTTCAGCGCTATGCTCCTGAAATGGAAAAGCGAAGCAGGAAGTATCTGCGGCAATCAAATGATTCTTACCGTATTGATGAAACATATATCAAGGTGCGGGGGAAAATGAAGTATCTTTACCGAGCGGTCGATTCCCGTGGAAATACCATCGATTTTCTTCTTCGCAGCAGACGTAATATGGAATCTGCCAAACGATTTTTTAAAAAGATGCTGCGAGCTTCCAATAGCTCCAGACCTCGGGTTCTGAGTGTTGACGGAAATCCTGCATATCCTCCGGCAGTAAAGGCTTTGAAAGAAAAAAAGCTTCTGAATAAGGACTGTATCCTAAGACAGAATAAATATCTGAACAATATTATTGAGCAAGACCACCGGTTTATCAAAAAGCTTGTCAGAGCTGGTATGGGGTTCAAGACATTTCATTCTGCCTGGCGGACGCTAAAAGGCTATGAAATTATGAACATGATCAGAAAAGGACAAGTTAAAAATATCAGGAAGGGAGAAATTTTAAAGCAGAAAGAATTCGTCGAAAATTTGTTTTCTTATGCTGCGTAA